The following is a genomic window from Moorella sp. Hama-1.
TCTGCACGCAAAGGCCAAAGCGGTCCAAAAGCTGGGGTCTTAGCTCCCCTTCTTCCGGGTTCATGGTACCGACGAGGATGAATTCTGCCGGGTGGGTATAAGAAATTCCTTCCCTTTCGACGATATTTACCCCCATGGCGGCTGCATCCAGCAGGACATCTACCAGGTGATCGTCCAGCAGGTTTACTTCGTCCACATAGATGATGCCGCGGTTGGCCCGGGCCAGTATTCCCGGTTCAAAGCGGGGCCGCCCGTGTTTGATGGCGTATTCGAAGTCCAGGCTCCCCACCAGGCGGTCTTCGGTGGCAGATATGGGCAGGTCAATGACCGGCACCCGGCGCCCGGCTCTGGGCAGCCTTTCTCCCCGGGCCAGTCTTTCCCTGCAATTATGGCACAGGCGGGTATAATCCTCAGGGTCGCAATTATAAGGACAACCGGCGACTACTTCTATTTCCGGCAAAAGGGCTGCGAGGGCCCGCACAGCCGTAGATTTGGCCGTGCCCTTTTCTCCCCGGATGAGGATCCCGCCCAGGCGAGGGTTAATGGCATTTAAGATTAACCCTTGCTGCATTTTCTCCTGGCCGATGATGGCGGTAAAAGGGTAGATAAATCTTTTATAAGTAAGCACTCAAACACCTCCTCAATTATTTGCAGCCTAACAGCCTGGCCCCTCTTTACTGCAGTTATGGTCCATCTTCTACAGGGTAACGGCCGCCAGGGCTGCTTCCCCGCCGGCCACTGGTCGTAAGGGAAAAACTTGCAAGCCGTATTTGCCATTGTTCACTACCGCCTCCACCCCGTAGACCGCAGCAACATTTTCCGCGGTTAACACCCTCTGTGGTTTGCCGGCGGCAAAAATACAGCCATCTTTGAGGAGAATAAGCTTTTCCGAAAACCTGGCGGCAAGGTTGAGATCGTGCATTACCATCAGTATGGTGCGTCTGTACTGATGGGCCAGGTTCTTAATTAACCCCAGTACCTCTAACTGGTGTCTGATGTCCAGGCTGGAGGTGGGCTCATCCAGGAGCAATATGTCTGGCTCCTGGGCCAGCGCCCGCGCCAGTAAAACCTTCTGCTTCTGCCCGCCGCTGAGCTGGTCGAGACAACGGCCGGCCAGCGGTTCGAGGCCCATATACCGGAGTATATCTCCCACAACGGCCAGATCCCTCTTGCTTACTCCCCACTTAAGGTGGGGTTTCCGGCCCATGAGCACCGTTTCCAGCACCGTGAACGGAAATACCTCTGCGCCGGCCTGCGGGACATATCCCAGCCTTTTCGCCAGTTCACTTCCATTTAAAGCCGCGATTTCCTTACCGTCCAGATAGATTACGCCCTGCCGGGGTTTCAGGATACGGGCGGCGCAGCGCAAAAGCGTAGACTTGCCCGAGCCGTTGGGGCCGACGATGCTCACTGCCTCACCCTCCCCTGCCTCCATGGTCAAACCATGGAGTACGGGGAAACTACCGTAAGAAAACGAAACATCTTTAACTACCAGCCGCATCTTCCTTTATACACCCCCTTACCGTGCCATTTACGCCCCGGTTCCAGCATTACTTAGATTCCAGGGTAAACCCATTTTCCCTGGAACGGCACACCAACCCAGCGTTCAAAGTATTCTTTCAGGACCTGTTCAGGATTTACATCTTTAAATCGCTCCGGATAGAACCACCTGGCTAAGAAAAAGGCTCCGATATATGTCTTATCTCCGCCCAGGAGCTTGGTTTGGATAATATAAATGTTACCTTTTTTACCTGCTTCCGTTTTGCTTAAAATTTCGTTTTCGCTCGCCTTCTTACTCAGCTTCTCCACAGAGGTATAATCGGCTACGGCATAACCTAACTCCTGGTCATCATACGTTCCGATAACGCTATAGCTCGGATTTTGCTTAAGTATCCATTCAGAACTTATCTCAGGGTAATCCTTCAATTCACCAGCTACATTTATACCGCCTGCCATTACAATGCCCTGGTGCACACTCGTTCCCTGAGCAAAAGTTTTCCATTTACCCAGGTTATTGGCCCACATAGCAAACACCTTGACTTTTTGTTCTGAAGGCAGGCCCTTTAGCTTACTGGCTAGAACAGCCGTTTTTTCTGCTTTCCATTGGAGAAAACTTTCCGCT
Proteins encoded in this region:
- a CDS encoding ABC transporter ATP-binding protein, yielding MRLVVKDVSFSYGSFPVLHGLTMEAGEGEAVSIVGPNGSGKSTLLRCAARILKPRQGVIYLDGKEIAALNGSELAKRLGYVPQAGAEVFPFTVLETVLMGRKPHLKWGVSKRDLAVVGDILRYMGLEPLAGRCLDQLSGGQKQKVLLARALAQEPDILLLDEPTSSLDIRHQLEVLGLIKNLAHQYRRTILMVMHDLNLAARFSEKLILLKDGCIFAAGKPQRVLTAENVAAVYGVEAVVNNGKYGLQVFPLRPVAGGEAALAAVTL
- a CDS encoding ABC transporter substrate-binding protein — encoded protein: MNKLKTSLVAIIVALLISIVLLSGCNQSKPGTRAVNEVVITDSTGRNIAVPQPLNRVVVLNSDAAEAMRILKTQDTIIGIGDTVQKNPYLKMQDKIVVGKWNAPSYEKIVELKPQVVITYSKTPGEELTQKLEPAGIKVVRLDLFKPETYDSDLKSLARMFGKGQEAESFLQWKAEKTAVLASKLKGLPSEQKVKVFAMWANNLGKWKTFAQGTSVHQGIVMAGGINVAGELKDYPEISSEWILKQNPSYSVIGTYDDQELGYAVADYTSVEKLSKKASENEILSKTEAGKKGNIYIIQTKLLGGDKTYIGAFFLARWFYPERFKDVNPEQVLKEYFERWVGVPFQGKWVYPGI